The stretch of DNA CGCCGCCATGACCGATCAGGAAAAACGCGGCCTGGCGCTGTTCATGGATAAAGGCTGCTCCGGTTGCCACTCGGGCGTCAATGTGGGCGGACAGGATTACTATCCGTTTGGCGTGGTGGAGAAACCGGGCGCCGACGTGTTGCCGCAAGGGGACAAAGGGCGCTTTGCGGTGACCAAAACCGCTGACGACGCCTATGTGTTCCGCGCCGGTCCGCTGCGCAACATCGCTTTGACCGCGCCCTACTTCCACTCCGGCAAGGTGTGGAACCTGGAGCAGGCGGTGGCCATTATGGGTCAGAGCCAGTTGGGGGAAAAACTCTCTGATGCGCAGATCAAGGATATCACCGCGTTCCTGGAGACCCTCACCGGCGAACAACCGGATGTGACCTATCCGATTCTGCCCGCCAGCACGGCGGCCACCCCGCTGCCGGTGGCCATGGCGACTAAGTAATCGAAGAATCGCTTAGGTGAGTAGATGTATGGAGGGCCACGACAGTTCGTGGCCCTCTTTGCGTTTAACACGCCGAAGCGGCGCCTGCGTGATGCTTTGAAGGCATTGCGACAGTTCTCCGACGCGTAGGAGTCATGTGTGCGACAGCGCCGATTTTCTCTTCACACAGCAGACATTTGCCGGGATGAAGCTGGCGTCTATACGCCGGTTGTGATGGAATAGAGTTGTCGATGCTGATGTAACGGATTGGTGATGGGGGATCTGAATCAGATTATCCCGCGAGGCTCACAAGGGAGTGCGCTGATATGTTTATCGACCTGCTAACCCCTGAGCAGACGCGTATGCTGCAGGCGCTGTTAATTCATCTGGCGCGGGTGGATGAGTTGGTGGATAACAACGAGGCTGCGGTGCTGGAGCGGATCGCACACGAAACCGGCGTGCCGCTGCATGAGGCGCCGGGTTACGCCCCCCCTTGGCCAGAGTTGGAAGGACTGTTTCCCCAGCGTCGCGAAGCGCTGGTGCTGATATTGGAACTGCTCGGGTTGGCGTATGCCGATGGAAATTATCACCCGGATGAGAAGGCTCTGATTCAGGAGATTGCCGAACGATTGCAGATCCACCAAGTGGATCTGGCGCTGTTGGAGAACTGGACCACACGGCAGATGGATCTGTATGGTGAAATCCTGGAGATGTTGGGTGGGATGAGCCAGGAGGAGTAGCATGTTTCCCGCACGCTTGATCGCTGGCGCCTTTCTGACCAGCGCGGCGCTGTCCCGTCAGGGGCGTACCGATGCGATGTTCAAACGCGCCAAAGAGGAGGAGGCGCTGTCCGTCTCCTTCTATCAGGAATCCCGCAACGATCTGAAAACCGCCAGTCAGGACGCTGTCACGGCGTTACGTGAGTTGGGAGAAACCCGCCTGAAAATGGTGGGTGAGTCGCTGTGCCGCACGGCGGAGCGGATTCTCTCCGAGCCACAGCTTACCGCCGCGCTCACGCCCGCGCAGCATGAGCATCTGGTTACTGTGCGCGAGACCGGGCGACAGGCGCGCACGCTGCTCAGTTATGGTCAGGCGGCCAGCCCCTGCATGTTGGTGGGGGTGGGGGCATTCGGTATCGCCAATCTGGTTAAGCCTGCAGCGGGCGAGACCTTTATGGATTGGATGCGACAGCGGGTGGAGGAGAGCTGCGCCATTCGCTTCCTGATCAGCGAAGAGCCCTGCGCCACCAATCTGCCCAAGCCCAGCGGCGGCTTTTTGGGCGTCGATTGCGAGCAGCTCACCGCCAGCTTCATGCGCAACACGCTTTCGCGCGAGAAGATGGCCGAGCGTAAAATGGAAAACGCGCACAAGAACCGCGAAATGACCAAACGTGCGGTCTCCTCCATGGACAAGCAGGCGCAACTGTTCAGCGGTTTTGCCCAGGTGGCCAACAGCTATCGGGAGCACATGGAGCGCACCGACCGCGACAATGGGATTCTGATGCGCCGATTGACGCCAACGCGCATCGCCACGGGGGATTGGTCGCCGCAACTGCTCACCTGGTGTCTGGATGCGCTGGAGCTGCTCGATGAGTTGTCACAGCGGCCCTTGGTCACCGCCGATGGCGGCTTTCATATCGAAGTGCGCCCCATGCTGGCGCGCGGGCGTGCGTTGAGTAAAGAGATGAGCGCGCCGCAGACCTCGGACGCGTCCGCCTAGGGGGATGTCGACGCGAGTTGGCGCTCCGACGCTGACTGCTTGTTACGACTTACTGCACGCCGTCGGAGGCCGCCACGCAACAGCGATTGCGCCCAGTCGCTTTGGCGGTGTAGAGCGCCTGGTCGGCCTGTTTGACCAGTTGCTGCACGCTTTTGGCGTTGGCTTCCCATAGCGCGGTGACGCCGATGCTGATGGTGACCGGACGGGTGCAGTGCGGCGACAGATCCAAGTTGGCGATGGCATCGCGCATCTTTTCGCCCAGCGCCTTGGCGCCCGCCAGATCCGTTGACGGCAGAATCGCCACAAACTCCTCGCCGCCAAACCGGCCCAGAATATCGATCTCCCGCGCAGTTTCCCGCAACGCTTCGGCCACCGCCACCAGCACCACATCCCCCTCCGGATGGCCGAAATCATCATTGATCTTCTTGAAGTGATCTACGTCCATCACCAGCAAGCCGATATTGTGGTGATGGCGCAGCGCTTTCTTTACTTCGCGATCAAGGAACTCATTGAGTTGGCGACGGTTATACAGTCCGGTGAGGCTGTCGATGGTGGAGAGCCGCTCCATCTCCTCATTGGCCAGGGCGTTCTCCAGCATGATGGAGATCTGGTCGGCCATGTGGGAGAGAACTTCGATGTCCTCTTGAGCAAACCCATTGATGGAGCCCAGGGTGATCATGCCCAGCGCGCTCTCTTTGGAGAGCATGGGCAGCATCAACAGCTCCTTGGGACAGCTCTTCCACAGGCCGAAATCCACTGTTAGCGCGCACTCATTGGGTAGGGTGCGGATGTGGCGCGGCTTACGGTCGGCAATCACCTGAGCAGGGAGACTCTCGCCCAGCCCCACTGCGGACATGCTCTTGGCGCTCACACCGTGGAAAACGTAGGGGCGCACCTGCTGGCTCTTCTCGTCATACAGGAAAATGCCGCCGATCTGGCATTCACTCAGCTCCACCACGCGATCCAACGCCTTCTGCAGCAGCGCTTTGGGGTTGAGTGTGGTGATCAGCAGCGAGGTGAGTTCGTGGAACTTGCGGATCTTTTCCAGATGCTGCAGGGAGGCGGTATTGCGGATCACCTCGGCGCGCAGCGCCTCGCCGCGCTCGGCCAGCTGCTTCTCCGCGCTGATGCGCTCATTCACCTCCACGGTAAGTTTCTTCTCCGAGGCGGAGATGCGGCGGTTGATCTTGATGATGTAGGAGAGCAGCCAGATCAAGAAGGTGAGGAACACGGTGAAACCGGTGATCCAACGCCAATATTCGGTCATCAACCGCTTCAGAGAGGGTTTGCCGAAGTCGCGGAACGGGCCGATGCGCAAATCCTGCATCAGGCTGCGCACAGGTTGGTAGTTCAACGGCACAGTCCAGCCGGCATTCTTGCCAAACTTGGCGGCGTAGGAGTCCGGCTGCATCTCCAACAGCGCCACGGTGACCTCTTGAGAGATCTTGTCCGGGGTGTGGTCCAGTTTGGCGAAGGGCCATTCGGGCATGAGAACGGTGCTGACTTTATACGGGAACTCCTGAATCTTCTCGCCATAGCCGGAGCCGATGACTTTGAAGTCGTCGATGTTGATTTTGCCTTCGGCGTGCATGCGCTCCAGGGTGTCGGTGCGCACTGTGCCCGCATCCACATCGCCGCGCCCCACCGCCAGCACCACGGAGTCGTGCTTGCTGCGGAAAATCAGTCGTTTGAAGTCTGTATAGGGGTCAATGCCGTATTTGGTCAACTCGTGCCACGCCACCTGGAAACCGCCCAGAGAATTCTCCTTCACCGCCATGAAGGCGTTGATCTTCTTCAAGTCGGCGATGGTGTGGATATCGCTGCGGTTGGCTTTGGTGAAGATAACGCCGCCGAACACGGTCAGCGCGCGACCATCGGGACCCAGGTTCTTGAGCGTGGCCAGACGGCTGACGCCAAACAGGGTCTCCATCTCCACATACATGGAGGGGTTGGTGATCAGAAAGTCGATTTCACCGGCTGAGACCTTGGGGGTGACCTCATCGAATCCCAGTGGGATCAACTCAAAAGTCGCATGTGGAATTTTCTCAGTGAGGTAGTCAGCGGTGGGTTTCCACTGGGTGAGGGCTTGATTGACCCCGCGTTTGGCCAGCACGCCGATGCGATAGGATGTGGTTTCGCTCCAGCCTGGTTGCGGCAGAGTGAATCCGATCAGAAGCAGACAGAGCAGAAGTATGTGATGGTGGCGGCGCACGCGCTTGCCCTTCCGTAGAGACTTACAAATCGTGATGCATCAAATAACAACAACTTAGAATAGCGCGTTTAGCCATGTGGCAAAATGGGCGCTGATTGTGTCAGCTAAGAAAGTTGAAGGTGTGAACAAAAGGTGAGAGTTTTGCGCGCGCGCTGAAATCTGGCGCATATAGTCGCTAGCATTCAAAAGTGAACATATGGGCGCTGGAAGATATCGAGGGCTTCGCCCTCGAGCTCCCCAAGATCAACAACCACACCGTGATTCGGGCCATCCATGGCCCTCACCCTTCGGGCTCGCTGCGCGAGTCCGATTCGGCAATCCTGCCGAATCGTGGGCTCCGCCCATGTATGGTCCGCTCCGCCACGGCAAGAGAAAATGTCCACTGATGTGTGAGGCTTAGTCGCGCCCATGTATCCGGCCTGTTGATGAGGGGCTTGTCGCCCTCTGGCCCTGATGGAATTTGCGCGTGGCCCTCCTCAACACACCCTCGGCCTCTATGGGCCCTTGGGCGAAACAGGTTCTTGACCACGCAGGGCTATGCCGTTTCACGCCATCAATCTCGACTCTCTCTCGCAACCTGGCTGGTGGGATCTCTTTCTCTTTCCTTATCGGCCTGTTTTTCTTTTAGAGTTGTATTGCGCTCTCTCTACACAGCGGCGCTGGCCCCATAGGCCTCCTGCTTCACCAGCATCGCCCACGCGCTGCGCGCCATGCGGTTGGCCAGCGCCACCACTGCTCTATTTGCGCCGCGACGTTCCGACACCGACACTGCCCACTGGCTGCGGCGATCCGGCTTGTTTTCACACACGCGCAACGCCGCCCGCGCCCCATGAATCAACAGGGTGCGAAGATAACCGTTTCCCCGCTTGCTGATCCCCGTCAGCCACGCCTTGCCCCCTGTGGAGTGCTGATTCGGAACCAACCCTATCCATGCCGACAGCTCCCGGCCATTCTTAAACGCCCGCACATCCCCCACCGACGCCAACAGCGCCGTCGCCGTGATCGGTCCCACTCCCGGGATCGTCATCAGCAATCGACACTGCGGCTCCGCCTTGGCCAGCGCCTCAATCTCACGCTCATATTTGCCGATGCGCTCATCCAAATGCGCCAGCTCATCGCGCTCATCCTCCAGAATTACGCGAAAATTGGCGCTCATTTCCGAGCTCTCATCACTCAAAATCAGCACAATCGCCCGCCGCGCCTGCTTGATGCTCTTGGGAAAGACAATCCCATACTCGGCAAGCAGTCCGCGAATCTGGTTCACCAACGCCGTGCGGTTCTTCACCGCCAGACTGCGCACCCGATGCAACGCTAGAATTTCTTGCTGGGCAACGCTTTTGATCCCCACAAAACGCATATTCGGACGCTGTACCGCTTCGCAAATCGCCTCTGCATCCACGCTGTCGTTCTTGTGCCGCTTCACGTAGGGCTTCACATATTGCGGCGCCATCAAACGCACATCATGCCCATATCCCTGAAATTTCCGCGCCCAATGGTGGGCGCCGCTACTGGCTTCCATCCCCACCAGGCGCGGCGGCAGTTGCGCCATGTACTCCAGGAGCTCGTCTCGTTTCAGTCGCTTCTTGAGAACGCTTTTGCCGCGCGCATCCACGCCATGCAACTGAAACACGCTCTTGCCCAGATCAATCCCCAGTACCCGTACCTGTCCGTTTTCGATATGATTGCTCATGGTCCGCTCCGACTCCGTTTAGATGGAAAAACACACCACCATCTTGGCCCATTGCGAGGCCGTTTGGGTAGCGGAGCGGACCATTCCATTACACACCCGCTTAAGGGTCACAGACCCTATGACGATTTGGCAGGATTGCCAAATCGGACTCGCGCAGCGAGCCCGCAGGGTGAGGGCCATGGATGGCCCGAATCAATCCCGACAAATTTCCTCTGGAAATTTGTCTCATAGTCAGCGCAAGCTGAACCAACGTCAAGCAAACATTGAGATCTTTGGATTTGTGTCATTCTGGATTCAAGCGACTATAGGAAATCATCGGCTGGTTAATCGCGACAGGGGGAAGGGATCGATATCGACTCGTGTTGCAATTTGGCCGATGGCCAAATGGTGGCGCAGTTGTATTTTACATTGCTGAGATCGGAGCGGCGGAGATCCGCTTCGGTCAGATCAGCCGATGCGAGAATGGCGGGCTTGCAATGATGTCGAATTCGTGACCCGCGCAAACTCGCGCCGGTGAGATTTGCGTAACGGAGATTGGCCCCGCGCAAACTGGCGCCGGTGAGATCCACGCCGCCCAACACGGCGTCGCGTAGATCCGCTTGATCCAGAATTGCGCCCTGTAGGGAGAGGGTGATCAGGGTTGCGCCGTAGAGGTTGACGCCGGGTAGGTTGTGCCGGTCCAGGCTGCAGCCGGAGAGGGTGGCGTAAGAGAGATTGGCATGCGCCAGATTGTCGCCTCCCACAGTGGATGGCGTTCCTGCGGTTTGTGATGCTGCGTCACGTGGCAATCAAAGGGCGCAGTCCACAGGCGACAGAGAGTAAAAAGCGGCAATAAAAAAGGCCGACGAAAATGCGTCGGCCTTTTTTAGAATGTCGGAATGGTGGGCGGTACAAGGATTGAACTTGTGACCCCTACCGTGTCAAGGTAGTGCTCCGGGTTTCACCCTCCAAGAAGCAAGCTTCTCTATCCCTGGCTGAGCTAACAAAATAGCCCAGTAAATTAAATACATACTGACACAAGACACACACGCCTGTCAAATCCAACGCTCGACCAATACCTCCAGAAAACGACTCTCAGTGAACCAGGATTGAACCAGGATTGAACCAAACCATCTGCAACTAAATCGGTGGGGTGGGGTAGGGTGGAAGGGGGGAGTCTTTACAATCAATGCATTTCACGTTCTAAAATTCTCGCCAAAATTCCTGCAAATGCCGTAAAGTGAAATGGATGGGGTGGTGTTGCATGAAGAGCAAGTGAGAGTCGTACACGATGAGTCTATTAAATGGCCGCTTTCAGAGTGGCAGCCAAATTCGGATTTTTCTCTATCTAAGCCTAGCCTTGCTGAGCTCAGATTTTCTTTTTGTCAGCTATAATTATGTTGCGGCTCAAAATGCCTTGATGGAATCTTTTTCCAAGCGAGGCAGAGAACAGAAGTCCGCTTTCCAACTCCTGTTGAATTCCACTCTGGCCAATATGCAGCAGATGGCCACATTCATTAGTTTGGATCCGAAAATTCAGCAACTGTTTTTAAAAGGTAAGCAAGCAGTTGAAGCTGAAGGGGGAGGTGCTGGTGGATCAGGAGCGGCCCGCATTCGTCAGGCATTGCTTGAAGAGGTAGGGCCGCGCTGGGAACAGATGACTGCCAAGTACGATGTGCGCCAACTCCACTTTCACCTAGGCCCTGGATCACTCAGCTTTTTGCGTGTGCATCAGCCTGACAAGTTCGGCGATCGTATGGATGGTTTGCGCTACATCATTGAGGATAGCTATAAGCGGCAGAGCACACTGACAGGATTTGAAACCGGGAGAATCTACTCTGGGCTGCGCGGTGTAGTCCCGGTGTATGCGGATGATCCTGCAAATGGTGCGCGCATTCATGTGGGTACTCTAGAGGTTGGCACCTCATTCGAGAGCATGTTCGAGATTATTGACCGCCAATTGAGTAGTGGTATCGCAGCCTTGCTCAAAAGCCAGCATGTGAATCAGGCCATGTGGGAGGAGTTTGTAAAACGACAGTTTGTATTTTCAAACTTAGGTTGCGATTGCAAGGTGGAAGCAGCCTCCCGCCCTGTAAAAGAGATTCTGCAAGCCACCATGCCCTATCTTGAAGGGGGACGGTTCAGTGATGATCATACCCACTGGGTTGAACATGCTGGCCATAACTACTCGGTCACCCACTTTCCATTGTTCGATTACATCGCACGGCGAAATCAATCTCAAACACCGGTAGGGGTGATCTTACTGTGGACTTCTGTTAATGAGGAGGTCCAAGCCTATCACAAAGCTATCCGCAGTAACCTTGCCATTGGTGCTTTTGGATTTATCATTTTGGAACTGCTGATCTGGGGGGCCATTCGCGTGGTCTCGAGTAGTTTGCATCGGCAGATTGATGAACGGACCCATGAATTGGACGAGGAGGTGAAAAAACGAAAGCATCAACAATATTTTCTGCAAACCGTGATTGATGCCGTACAGGATCCCATTATGGTGATTGGCGGCGATTATCAGGTGAAGTTAATTAACAAGGTTGCTAGAGAAAGTGCTCTATGCCAATCGACAGAGGTAACCTCCTATTGCTATTCCATTTCCCACAATCAGCCTGAACCATGCAGCGGCGATGGCCACCCTTGTCCGTTGGAAATTGTGTTTAAAACGGGCAACGCTACCTCAGTGGTTCACACGCATTACGATGCCCAGGGTGAAGAGCGATTGATAGAGCTTTCCGCCTCGCCGTTAAATGATCACGACGGCGCGTTGATTGGTATTGTAGAGACGCAGCGAGATATTACAGAGCGCAGTCGTGCTGAACGGGAGTTGGTCATAGCAAAGGAGGAGGCGGAAAAAGCCAATATGGCGAAGAGTGATTTTTTGGCCAATATGAGCCATGAAATTCGCACTCCTATGAATGTTGTATTGGGAATGGGTGAGCTCCTGTTAGAAGAGGAGACGGATAGCCAAAAGCGTCACTATTTGGAGGTGGTGCAAAGCGCCAGC from Magnetofaba australis IT-1 encodes:
- a CDS encoding IS110 family transposase, translated to MSNHIENGQVRVLGIDLGKSVFQLHGVDARGKSVLKKRLKRDELLEYMAQLPPRLVGMEASSGAHHWARKFQGYGHDVRLMAPQYVKPYVKRHKNDSVDAEAICEAVQRPNMRFVGIKSVAQQEILALHRVRSLAVKNRTALVNQIRGLLAEYGIVFPKSIKQARRAIVLILSDESSEMSANFRVILEDERDELAHLDERIGKYEREIEALAKAEPQCRLLMTIPGVGPITATALLASVGDVRAFKNGRELSAWIGLVPNQHSTGGKAWLTGISKRGNGYLRTLLIHGARAALRVCENKPDRRSQWAVSVSERRGANRAVVALANRMARSAWAMLVKQEAYGASAAV
- a CDS encoding diguanylate cyclase, with product MRRHHHILLLCLLLIGFTLPQPGWSETTSYRIGVLAKRGVNQALTQWKPTADYLTEKIPHATFELIPLGFDEVTPKVSAGEIDFLITNPSMYVEMETLFGVSRLATLKNLGPDGRALTVFGGVIFTKANRSDIHTIADLKKINAFMAVKENSLGGFQVAWHELTKYGIDPYTDFKRLIFRSKHDSVVLAVGRGDVDAGTVRTDTLERMHAEGKINIDDFKVIGSGYGEKIQEFPYKVSTVLMPEWPFAKLDHTPDKISQEVTVALLEMQPDSYAAKFGKNAGWTVPLNYQPVRSLMQDLRIGPFRDFGKPSLKRLMTEYWRWITGFTVFLTFLIWLLSYIIKINRRISASEKKLTVEVNERISAEKQLAERGEALRAEVIRNTASLQHLEKIRKFHELTSLLITTLNPKALLQKALDRVVELSECQIGGIFLYDEKSQQVRPYVFHGVSAKSMSAVGLGESLPAQVIADRKPRHIRTLPNECALTVDFGLWKSCPKELLMLPMLSKESALGMITLGSINGFAQEDIEVLSHMADQISIMLENALANEEMERLSTIDSLTGLYNRRQLNEFLDREVKKALRHHHNIGLLVMDVDHFKKINDDFGHPEGDVVLVAVAEALRETAREIDILGRFGGEEFVAILPSTDLAGAKALGEKMRDAIANLDLSPHCTRPVTISIGVTALWEANAKSVQQLVKQADQALYTAKATGRNRCCVAASDGVQ
- a CDS encoding ATP-binding protein is translated as MSLLNGRFQSGSQIRIFLYLSLALLSSDFLFVSYNYVAAQNALMESFSKRGREQKSAFQLLLNSTLANMQQMATFISLDPKIQQLFLKGKQAVEAEGGGAGGSGAARIRQALLEEVGPRWEQMTAKYDVRQLHFHLGPGSLSFLRVHQPDKFGDRMDGLRYIIEDSYKRQSTLTGFETGRIYSGLRGVVPVYADDPANGARIHVGTLEVGTSFESMFEIIDRQLSSGIAALLKSQHVNQAMWEEFVKRQFVFSNLGCDCKVEAASRPVKEILQATMPYLEGGRFSDDHTHWVEHAGHNYSVTHFPLFDYIARRNQSQTPVGVILLWTSVNEEVQAYHKAIRSNLAIGAFGFIILELLIWGAIRVVSSSLHRQIDERTHELDEEVKKRKHQQYFLQTVIDAVQDPIMVIGGDYQVKLINKVARESALCQSTEVTSYCYSISHNQPEPCSGDGHPCPLEIVFKTGNATSVVHTHYDAQGEERLIELSASPLNDHDGALIGIVETQRDITERSRAERELVIAKEEAEKANMAKSDFLANMSHEIRTPMNVVLGMGELLLEEETDSQKRHYLEVVQSASEALLTIINDILDLSRIEAGEISLSIEPIRTSLVVRDVVRIFAHQADQKELALNYDISENVPEWAYSDRTRLQQILINLVGNAMKFTEKGSVTLAVIEKEGDRCQFTVSDTGVGISDKKQAVIFSPFVQADTSVTRRFGGTGLGLAICKAIVQRMDGSIGVDSKEGEGSKFYFEIPLVRTEAPDSPILAGNKAEETQKVTRLKLLVAEDSEDNITLLKAYLKNTPHQISFARTGAQAVDAFKSGAFDLVLMDVQMPEMDGYAATQAIRQLEQEKGLAATPIFALSAHVLTEAREQSLKAGCDGHLSKPIKKKFLLDFLGSLTSSS
- a CDS encoding pentapeptide repeat-containing protein, translated to MGGDNLAHANLSYATLSGCSLDRHNLPGVNLYGATLITLSLQGAILDQADLRDAVLGGVDLTGASLRGANLRYANLTGASLRGSRIRHHCKPAILASADLTEADLRRSDLSNVKYNCATIWPSAKLQHESISIPSPCRD
- a CDS encoding TerB family tellurite resistance protein, which encodes MFIDLLTPEQTRMLQALLIHLARVDELVDNNEAAVLERIAHETGVPLHEAPGYAPPWPELEGLFPQRREALVLILELLGLAYADGNYHPDEKALIQEIAERLQIHQVDLALLENWTTRQMDLYGEILEMLGGMSQEE